The following are encoded in a window of Verrucomicrobiota bacterium genomic DNA:
- a CDS encoding aspartate-semialdehyde dehydrogenase: MDRNPHVAVVGATGAVGVEMIKTLEKRAFPVGTLTLLASARSVGRKLRFRGEEIAVKELTRDSFAGIEIALFSAGGGISKAFAPIAVKEGCVVVDNSSAFRMDPEVPLVVPEINAADVRGHKGILANPNCTTAITLVALYPLHKAFGVTRIFASSYQAVSGTGAKAIEELERQVGEIVGSKPVTKGVYPHQIAFNVLPHVDSFLPSGYTREEMKMENEGRKIMHHPAFRASVTCVRVPVYRAHSVAVSAEFERPVSVEAARSVLASAPGLDVVDDPEKREYPMPLHVAEKYHCQVGRIRKDCALDNGLCFWVVGDQLLKGAALNAVQIAEELIPKR, encoded by the coding sequence ATGGACCGTAATCCGCATGTAGCCGTGGTTGGTGCGACGGGTGCCGTCGGCGTCGAGATGATCAAGACCCTGGAAAAGCGCGCCTTTCCCGTCGGGACGTTGACGTTGCTCGCATCGGCGCGCTCCGTGGGGAGGAAGCTGCGCTTTCGGGGCGAGGAGATTGCGGTGAAGGAACTCACGAGAGACTCGTTCGCTGGGATTGAAATCGCGCTGTTCAGCGCGGGCGGCGGCATCTCGAAGGCATTCGCACCCATCGCAGTGAAGGAGGGCTGCGTGGTAGTGGACAACTCGAGCGCGTTCCGAATGGACCCGGAGGTGCCGCTCGTGGTGCCGGAGATCAATGCGGCGGATGTTCGTGGCCACAAGGGAATCCTGGCGAACCCGAATTGCACGACGGCGATCACGCTCGTGGCGCTTTACCCGTTGCACAAGGCGTTCGGTGTGACCCGGATTTTTGCCTCGAGCTACCAGGCTGTGTCGGGCACCGGCGCCAAGGCCATTGAGGAATTGGAACGGCAGGTCGGCGAGATCGTAGGTTCCAAACCCGTGACGAAGGGGGTTTATCCGCATCAGATCGCCTTCAACGTGCTGCCTCACGTGGATTCATTCCTGCCATCGGGTTACACCAGGGAGGAAATGAAAATGGAGAACGAAGGGCGCAAGATCATGCATCATCCGGCCTTCCGGGCGAGTGTCACTTGCGTGCGGGTGCCCGTTTATCGCGCGCATTCCGTGGCTGTGAGCGCGGAGTTCGAGCGACCTGTCTCGGTCGAAGCGGCACGGTCGGTGCTCGCGAGTGCGCCGGGGCTGGATGTCGTGGACGATCCGGAAAAGCGCGAGTATCCGATGCCGTTGCATGTCGCCGAGAAGTATCATTGTCAGGTCGGCCGAATCCGGAAGGACTGCGCGCTCGACAACGGCTTGTGCTTTTGGGTGGTGGGCGACCAACTTCTCAAGGGCGCTGCACTGAACGCAGTTCAGATCGCAGAGGAACTGATTCCGAAGCGGTAA